From the Serratia nematodiphila DZ0503SBS1 genome, one window contains:
- a CDS encoding APC family permease: MNLSSRLHAHLARGKVGFPTTLASSVGVIMASPVILTVTSGFGIGGDTFALAMLIAFIMMQAQLTTFSEAAALLPTSGSVYDYISCGMGRFFAITGALSAYLIVHIFAGTAETILSGIMALVNFEHLNTLMESHNASWMVGVGLVVVFGLLNAFGIEAFGKAEIVLTFAMWSTLVIFGIVGLLSPHAVPLEGWFGSTLDLNDPFAVFSLIGMAMFMFVGCELVTPMAPEIKRCDRVIPRAMALGLCGVAVCMALYGAALSHQVENVVIDAASGTRLLETPMAIPAFAGQVMGQFGKYWLGVGLLLAGAATINTLMAAVPRILYGMALDGALPRMFAYLHPRFKTPVVGILVAVLIPCVHAFAIQGNLDRIIPLVLAAVCAWGVAYLLVTCSVVILRLRRPDLPRAYKSPWFPLPQIVSSVGIVLAIVYITPPGMNPRDVYIPFGWMIGLTAAYALFWTLCVQKVNPFKPVPVEQVLENAFAKGENEEAQFDRLTSLT; this comes from the coding sequence ATGAACCTGTCGTCGCGGTTGCACGCCCACCTGGCTCGAGGCAAGGTCGGCTTTCCCACCACCCTGGCCAGTTCGGTCGGGGTGATCATGGCCAGCCCGGTGATCCTGACGGTCACCAGCGGCTTTGGCATCGGCGGCGACACCTTTGCGCTGGCGATGCTGATCGCCTTCATCATGATGCAGGCGCAGCTCACCACCTTCTCCGAAGCGGCGGCGCTGTTGCCGACCTCCGGTTCGGTTTACGACTACATCTCCTGCGGCATGGGGCGCTTTTTCGCCATCACCGGCGCGCTGTCGGCCTACCTGATCGTGCACATCTTCGCCGGCACCGCCGAGACCATTCTCTCCGGCATCATGGCGCTGGTGAACTTCGAACACCTCAACACCCTGATGGAAAGCCACAACGCCTCCTGGATGGTTGGCGTCGGGCTGGTCGTCGTGTTCGGCCTGCTCAACGCGTTCGGCATCGAGGCCTTCGGCAAGGCGGAGATCGTGCTGACCTTCGCCATGTGGAGCACGCTGGTGATTTTCGGCATCGTCGGGCTGCTGTCGCCGCATGCGGTGCCGCTCGAGGGCTGGTTCGGCAGCACGCTCGATCTGAACGATCCCTTCGCGGTATTCAGCCTGATCGGTATGGCGATGTTCATGTTCGTCGGCTGTGAGCTGGTGACGCCGATGGCGCCGGAGATCAAACGCTGCGATCGGGTGATCCCGCGCGCCATGGCGCTCGGGCTGTGCGGCGTAGCGGTGTGCATGGCGCTGTACGGCGCGGCGCTCAGCCACCAGGTGGAAAACGTGGTGATCGACGCCGCCAGCGGCACGCGTCTGCTGGAAACGCCGATGGCCATCCCGGCGTTCGCCGGCCAGGTGATGGGCCAGTTCGGCAAATACTGGCTGGGCGTCGGCCTGCTGCTGGCGGGCGCGGCGACCATCAACACGCTGATGGCGGCGGTGCCGCGCATTCTGTACGGCATGGCGCTGGATGGCGCGCTGCCGCGCATGTTTGCCTATCTGCATCCGCGCTTTAAGACGCCGGTGGTCGGCATTCTGGTGGCGGTCTTGATCCCCTGCGTACATGCCTTCGCCATTCAGGGCAACCTCGACAGGATCATTCCGCTGGTGCTGGCGGCGGTGTGCGCCTGGGGCGTGGCCTACCTGCTGGTGACCTGCTCGGTGGTGATCCTGCGCCTGCGCCGCCCCGATCTGCCGCGCGCCTATAAATCGCCGTGGTTCCCGCTGCCGCAGATCGTCTCCAGCGTCGGCATCGTGCTGGCCATCGTCTACATCACGCCGCCGGGGATGAACCCGCGCGACGTCTACATTCCCTTCGGCTGGATGATCGGCCTGACCGCCGCCTATGCGCTGTTCTGGACGCTGTGCGTGCAGAAAGTGAATCCGTTCAAGCCGGTGCCGGTCGAGCAGGTGCTGGAGAACGCGTTCGCCAAGGGTGAAAACGAGGAGGCGCAGTTTGATCGGCTTACTTCCCTCACTTAA
- a CDS encoding anaerobic sulfatase maturase → MNLAQLRAQQIPVESEPRAAAPFHLLVKPIGAGCNLGCRYCYYPQRQQERTRKMDDDLLAEFIRGYIAAQPRYSREINFVWQGGEPLLAGIGFYKRALALQRRFAPPGVRISNSLQTNGTLLNDAWCRLFRQHQFIIGVSLDGDREVQDAHRPDKRGGASYDAALRGIALLQRHQIDFNLLMVVHDGVADRAEAIYDHAVAIGARYLQFQPLMLEGDAPAAGYGLSAANWGRFMLAVYRRWRSRGHVGQVFVMNIEQVYAQYFTHVSPSCVHAERCGGNLVMEPDGRLYACDHLINAQHLLGHADRQTPLATLAARAAEMPFGRNKSLRRECQRCSVKSVCQGGCPAHVGEDRYNRLCAGYYAFFSALLAPLLAYPRSPQGAMQWRAAVSAAAG, encoded by the coding sequence ATGAACCTGGCCCAGCTGCGCGCGCAGCAGATCCCGGTAGAGAGCGAACCGCGCGCGGCGGCGCCTTTTCATTTGCTGGTGAAGCCGATCGGCGCCGGTTGCAACCTGGGGTGCCGCTACTGCTACTATCCGCAGCGCCAGCAAGAGCGGACGCGCAAGATGGACGACGACCTGCTGGCGGAGTTTATCCGCGGCTACATCGCCGCCCAGCCGCGCTACAGCCGCGAGATCAACTTCGTCTGGCAGGGTGGAGAGCCGCTGTTGGCGGGGATCGGTTTTTACAAGCGGGCGCTGGCGTTGCAGCGCCGCTTTGCGCCGCCGGGCGTGCGGATCAGCAACAGCCTGCAGACCAACGGCACCCTGCTGAACGACGCCTGGTGCCGGCTGTTCCGGCAGCATCAATTCATCATCGGCGTCAGCCTGGACGGCGATCGCGAGGTGCAGGACGCCCATCGGCCGGACAAGCGCGGCGGCGCCAGCTATGACGCCGCGCTGCGCGGCATCGCGCTGCTGCAGCGCCATCAGATCGACTTCAACCTGCTGATGGTGGTGCACGACGGCGTCGCGGATCGCGCCGAGGCGATCTACGATCATGCGGTGGCGATCGGGGCGCGCTATCTGCAGTTTCAGCCGCTGATGCTGGAAGGGGATGCGCCCGCCGCCGGCTATGGGCTGAGCGCCGCCAACTGGGGGCGTTTCATGCTGGCGGTGTACCGCCGCTGGCGCAGCCGCGGGCACGTCGGTCAGGTGTTTGTGATGAACATCGAACAGGTCTACGCGCAGTATTTCACCCACGTCAGCCCCAGCTGCGTGCACGCCGAACGCTGCGGCGGCAATCTGGTGATGGAGCCGGACGGTCGCCTCTACGCCTGCGATCATCTGATCAACGCGCAGCACCTGCTCGGCCATGCCGATCGGCAGACGCCGCTCGCCACCCTGGCGGCAAGGGCGGCGGAGATGCCGTTCGGCAGGAACAAAAGCCTGCGTCGCGAGTGCCAACGCTGCAGCGTGAAAAGCGTCTGCCAGGGCGGCTGCCCGGCGCATGTGGGCGAAGATCGCTACAACCGGTTGTGCGCCGGCTATTACGCCTTCTTTTCCGCGCTGTTGGCGCCGCTGCTCGCCTACCCGCGCAGCCCGCAGGGAGCGATGCAGTGGCGCGCCGCCGTGAGCGCCGCCGCAGGTTGA
- a CDS encoding SDR family NAD(P)-dependent oxidoreductase, translating to MNRVVVITGGGTGVGAACARLLAAQGDRVFIIGRRPEPLAALAHEIGAQALVGDAASGESWAHTLLPAILRDAGRIDCLIGSAGGMGFKRITEMTDEQWQGAMDSNLNSAFASARACLPELIKSGGNLLFVASIASLAAGPEVCGYVTAKHALIGLMRSIARDYGPLGVRANAVCPGWVTTPMADEEMQLLMDAHQISLEQAYQMVCRDVPLRRPASAEEIARICRFLCSSEASIITGAALVADGGSTIVDVPTLAFTSL from the coding sequence ATGAATAGAGTGGTTGTGATTACCGGCGGCGGCACCGGCGTCGGCGCCGCCTGCGCCCGTCTGCTGGCGGCGCAGGGCGATCGGGTGTTCATCATCGGCCGCCGCCCGGAACCGCTGGCGGCGCTGGCGCATGAGATCGGCGCGCAGGCGCTGGTGGGCGACGCCGCCAGCGGCGAGAGCTGGGCCCACACGTTGCTGCCGGCCATTCTGCGCGACGCCGGGCGCATCGACTGCCTGATCGGCAGCGCCGGTGGCATGGGCTTCAAGCGCATTACCGAGATGACCGACGAGCAGTGGCAAGGGGCGATGGACAGCAACCTCAACAGCGCTTTCGCCAGCGCACGCGCCTGCCTGCCGGAGCTGATCAAGAGCGGCGGCAATCTGCTGTTCGTCGCCTCGATCGCCTCGCTGGCCGCCGGGCCGGAGGTCTGCGGTTATGTCACTGCCAAACACGCGCTGATCGGGCTGATGCGCTCCATCGCCCGCGACTATGGCCCGCTGGGCGTGCGCGCCAACGCGGTGTGCCCCGGCTGGGTGACCACGCCGATGGCGGACGAAGAGATGCAGCTGCTGATGGACGCCCATCAGATCTCGCTGGAGCAGGCCTACCAGATGGTCTGCCGTGACGTGCCGCTGCGGCGGCCGGCCAGCGCCGAGGAAATCGCCCGTATCTGTCGTTTCCTCTGTTCCAGCGAGGCTTCAATCATTACCGGCGCTGCGCTGGTGGCCGACGGCGGCTCTACCATCGTCGATGTGCCGACATTGGCTTTCACTTCCCTGTAA
- a CDS encoding DUF3156 family protein encodes MIGLLPSLNRAWRRAPSGYRPGAALDRLARNLEPYACERLAPGLLRLTLPQGPQIEVSEQVQGLFMAHIVSHRFRLQGACAAQPPLTLDVVTGGWLRRRGVRYLLRQRHAAAQRVLAGLLRYPQIGETLAQLDFRRVRLTVNDGRWQVDIEHFAASEVVSRLPAGRRYLRLDAEQRRLLLSSLLMIGQLMEKLNHE; translated from the coding sequence TTGATCGGCTTACTTCCCTCACTTAATCGCGCCTGGCGGCGAGCGCCGTCGGGCTATCGGCCGGGCGCCGCGCTGGATCGTCTGGCGCGCAACCTGGAACCCTACGCGTGCGAACGCCTGGCGCCGGGCCTGCTGCGGCTGACGCTGCCGCAGGGGCCGCAGATCGAGGTCAGCGAACAGGTGCAGGGGCTGTTTATGGCGCATATCGTCAGCCACCGCTTTCGGTTACAGGGCGCGTGCGCAGCGCAGCCCCCGCTGACGCTGGACGTGGTGACCGGCGGCTGGCTGCGGCGGCGCGGCGTGCGCTATCTGCTGCGCCAGCGCCATGCGGCCGCGCAGCGGGTGCTGGCTGGCCTGCTGCGCTACCCGCAGATCGGCGAGACGCTGGCGCAGCTGGATTTTCGCCGCGTGCGGCTGACGGTGAACGACGGGCGCTGGCAGGTGGATATCGAGCATTTCGCCGCGTCGGAGGTGGTCAGCCGTTTGCCGGCCGGCCGCCGCTATCTGCGGCTGGACGCCGAACAGCGGCGGCTGCTGTTGAGCAGCCTGCTGATGATCGGCCAACTGATGGAGAAGCTGAATCATGAATAG
- a CDS encoding arylsulfatase, with protein MQKKTLAVALSGALSGLAQGADADRPNVLIILVDDMGYSDISPFGGEIPTPNLQALAERGVRMSQYYTSPMSAPARSMLMTGNTNQQAGMGGMWWYESTAAQPGYEMRLTDRVITLPERFRDAGYATMMAGKWHLGYVDGAKPTDRGFERAFAFMGGGTSHFDDAKPLGTVEAFHTFYTLNGKRVSLPKDFYSSKAYADQLEQWIRDTPQNKPVFAYLAFTAPHDPLQAPDDWIAKFDGKYDAGYQQAYQQRIQRLKALGLISDRTPMPMPTLALDKAWNALTPEQQKYEAKTMQVYAAMIAYMDDQVGAVLNTLKQTGRDQNTVIVFATDNGANPASGFYYGSKPEYWRQFDNSYANLGRKGSFISYGPHWANVSNAPYANYHKTTSAQGGINTDFIISAPGLKGRGGIDRTPMAVYDIAPTLYDYAGIDASKPLKAKPTLPMVGVSFKRYFSGEADGVPRATYGVELHNQAAYVDGIWKLRRLVKAGPTAQMAPWGLFNLHDDPLETRDLAAADPERVKRLSEAYRRFAQQSMVIEAKGAAIDYLGVDASTGDYTGLDPQTHKPLPQAAP; from the coding sequence ATGCAGAAAAAAACGTTGGCGGTGGCGTTGAGCGGCGCCTTATCGGGCCTGGCTCAGGGGGCGGACGCCGATCGCCCCAATGTGCTGATCATTCTGGTGGACGACATGGGCTACTCCGACATCAGCCCGTTCGGCGGCGAGATACCGACGCCCAACCTGCAGGCGCTGGCCGAACGGGGCGTGCGCATGAGCCAGTACTACACCTCGCCGATGTCGGCGCCGGCGCGGTCGATGTTGATGACCGGCAACACCAACCAGCAGGCCGGCATGGGCGGCATGTGGTGGTATGAGAGCACCGCCGCGCAGCCGGGGTATGAAATGCGCCTGACCGACCGCGTGATCACGCTGCCGGAGCGTTTTCGCGACGCGGGTTACGCCACCATGATGGCGGGCAAATGGCACCTGGGCTATGTTGATGGTGCCAAACCGACCGATCGCGGCTTCGAGCGCGCCTTCGCCTTTATGGGCGGCGGCACCAGCCATTTCGACGACGCGAAACCGCTGGGCACCGTGGAGGCGTTCCATACCTTCTACACCCTGAATGGCAAGCGCGTGTCGCTGCCCAAAGATTTTTATTCCAGCAAGGCCTATGCCGACCAGCTGGAACAGTGGATCCGTGATACTCCGCAGAATAAACCCGTCTTCGCCTATCTGGCGTTTACCGCGCCGCACGATCCGCTGCAGGCGCCGGATGACTGGATCGCCAAATTCGACGGCAAATACGACGCCGGCTATCAGCAGGCCTATCAGCAGCGCATTCAGCGCCTGAAAGCGCTGGGATTGATTTCCGATCGCACGCCGATGCCGATGCCGACGCTGGCGCTGGATAAGGCTTGGAACGCGCTGACGCCGGAACAGCAAAAATATGAAGCCAAGACCATGCAGGTGTACGCGGCGATGATCGCTTACATGGACGATCAGGTCGGCGCGGTGTTGAACACCCTGAAGCAGACCGGCCGCGACCAAAATACGGTGATCGTGTTCGCCACCGACAACGGCGCCAACCCGGCCAGCGGCTTCTACTACGGCTCGAAGCCGGAGTATTGGCGGCAGTTCGACAACAGCTACGCCAACCTCGGCCGCAAGGGATCGTTCATCTCCTACGGGCCGCACTGGGCCAACGTCAGCAACGCGCCATACGCCAACTACCACAAAACCACCAGCGCGCAGGGCGGTATCAACACCGATTTTATCATCTCCGCGCCGGGGTTGAAGGGCCGCGGCGGTATCGATCGCACGCCGATGGCGGTGTATGACATCGCGCCGACGCTGTATGACTATGCCGGCATCGACGCCAGCAAACCGCTGAAGGCCAAACCGACGCTGCCGATGGTCGGCGTCAGCTTCAAGCGCTATTTCAGCGGCGAGGCCGACGGTGTGCCGCGCGCGACCTACGGCGTGGAGCTGCATAACCAGGCCGCCTATGTAGACGGCATCTGGAAGCTGCGGCGGTTGGTGAAGGCCGGGCCGACGGCGCAGATGGCGCCGTGGGGGCTGTTCAACCTGCATGACGATCCGCTGGAAACGCGCGATCTGGCCGCCGCCGACCCGGAACGGGTCAAACGGCTGAGCGAGGCGTATCGCCGCTTTGCGCAGCAGAGCATGGTTATTGAAGCCAAAGGCGCAGCGATCGACTATCTCGGCGTCGACGCCAGCACCGGCGACTACACCGGCCTGGATCCACAGACCCACAAACCGTTGCCGCAGGCGGCGCCATGA